GATTGCCTTCATATAAGGCGATAATGTCATTGGCTTGATCATATGCAGTGCGGCCCAATTGTTGAAAAAAGTTAATCCAAGTTTGCCTAGTTTGTTCAATTTTTTTGTGAATACTGGTGTCTAGGGCGCTATGCCGATCCTTAATCCAACTGGCTTGGGTTAAGTCTATTGTGCGCTCTTTAGTATAAATACCGTGTTCTGTTAATAAGAAGGGCACTTGTTGACTTTGTTTGGCCATGGCGCCTAAAAATCCAGCGTAGCCAGTTGAAATACTATGAAATAGGCTAGCGGAGGGCAGTTTCCGAGCAATTTTAGCTAAAGTAAACAAAGGACTATAAATATTTCTAAAGGTCCAAAAATAATCGACAAAAGATTGATTGCCAGATTGTTCAAAATATAAATCGACTAATACTTGCCACGAACGCTCACTGTATAAAAAATCTTCGTAACTTAAACTTTTTTTATGACCCAGTTGGCTAATTAAGGTTTCTAACTGATCTGCTGATAAGGGTTGGTCAGCGTTTTTAAACCGGGCTAATACTGATTGCCACATGGTAAACGCTTGCTTTTTACCCACTCGAGCTCTTGGCGATAAAATGCCATCGCGATCCATTAAATAATGTTCTTCTAAGCCAACAACATTTTCAGGTAATTCATAATGTTGCTTACCATAAAAAGCTTTACTGCCACCAATAAAAACTAAATAAAAGCTATATTGTGGCATGCCAGTAATAAGTTGATGCACCCAGCTAGAAACACCGCCTCGCACATAAGGGTAAGTTCCTTCTAGCAATAAGCAAATATCAATGTGCTTCATGAGACCAAAACTCCTTCAGCTCATTAAGATTCTCACCATCAGTCGTCGGTATATTTCTTAATAAATTATCAATGCTTTTATAATCGCCTGTAGCAAATGCAGCTTCGGCTAAATAGGGTGCTACTTGGCGTAATAACAGACCATTGTGCTTAGCTTGCTGTAAATAACTGATGGCTTCAGGGTATTGCTTTAACTCAAGTAATACTCGGCCTAGTTTAAGCTGGGCTTGCGCTGTTGGTTGCAGTTGTTCTGCTTGCAGTAGATATTGCTTGGCTTGGGTTAAGTAATGGTCTTTCAATGGGCCATCAGCGATGCCTAAATAACATAACTCCCAATACAAAGCGGCCATTTGATAATAAGTCGCACTGTTTTCATCTGCTGTTAAGCTGGTATTTAAAACATCTAATTTTTGGTTAATGGCGAATTCAATTTTTTCTATAGCGGCATAAGCTAATAGCCGTACATCGTCAACTTTATCGGTTAAGGCCAATTTTAGTAATGGCATAGCTTCACGCTGAGGTAAAAAACGACAGGCATTTACCGCAATTAAACGCCGATCTTCAGAGGGGTTAAATAGCAGTATGTCTTTAAGCGCAGCCGTACCATATTGAGAGTGTTCAAATACATCTGAATGCAGCGGTAATTGCAAAACATCAGAACGTTGCCAACCCATTCCTTGTTGTTTTTTCGGGAAATAAAGTGCAATTAAAAATATTAAGGTTAAACCCGTCATTCCCACAACAGGCATACTAAAAGCAATAGTAAAAATAAACGCTATAGCGGGTATAACAGGTCTTTTATATTGCATGGGCAAGACTAACCAGCAGACAATGGTGAAACTCGCTGTGCTGATGGCATGACTACTGGCATAACCTAGCCAACCCGCAAAACTAAGTTGGTCTAAGCTTAAAAAATACAGACTTGCTGACTCAAAAAGAATCGTTTGCAGAATCAACCAAATCTTCATTTAGCGCTCCTAAGTCTTCAAGTAAGCTATTAACTTGCTGTAATTGCTGGCTAACAATTAATGGCCCAATAACTTCAAGATCCTGAGATTTTATTTCATTATCATTGGCTAACATTGTGCTAATACGTTCGATAAATTGATTAGCTTCCATTAAAGAAGTCATCGGTAATAATACACATAATGCATGACGACCATCATTGTGCTGGCAGGCCCAATAAACATCGGCACCACGACGATAGTCAGTGACTTGATATAGGTTTAATGATTGGCTTGGGCTGTTGTCATAAAACACTACTAACACACTGTCAACACTATACTTATGCATATACCAGTGTTGATTTTTTATATAATCACAAAATAACTGTCGTTGTTCCGGTTGTAAAATAGGGGCAAATAAATCATTAGAGGTAATGTTGGCGATATAACTGGCTAATAAAGCTAATAGGGCAATATTACTATCTGTTAGTGAGACAAATTGTATTTTTTCGGCTAACACTAGGCCTTTTATCTCACCGCGTAAGTCGATTAAAGGTATGACTAGTTGGTAATGCAAGTTTTGCGCTTTATGCTCTATAAAATTTATGGGTGACAGTACGGCTTTTGATTCAAAAACGTCTATCAGCATTAAATCATCTTGGTGTAATTGATGCTTGCCACCAATTTTTGCTAAGGGTTGGGGGATTATTTGGTTATTATTAACTTGGTACAACCCGGCTTGAAATAAGCCAACAACATCTGCCAACACTTGTAAGCTTTTATCGGCAATATCGGCTAAACGATTATCGGGATTTTCATTAGCTTGTTGTTGTAGTAAATGAATACCAGTACGAAGGCTAATTTGCTTACCTGCAGAGCGCTGTTCTAATCGGTCGTGAGATACTTTTAATAAATGGTAGTTTTGGGTAAAGCTTTCTAGCTTTTGCTCCATATAACGGTAATTTAGCTCAAAACGCTGATTAATATCATACCAATGGTCACGAAATTCTCCAACTAGCATAGTAATAACCGCGGTGCCTACAGCAACTGAAACGCTTATAGCAATTTGCATATCGGCTAGTTTGTTAAAAATGCCTGCCATAATTAGCAGCAATATAAAGCTCATCATGCCTCGACCAAAACCATAGCGTAAGGCAATTAAAGCTGGGCCTAACATCGGCCAATAAAAATAATCCATTGCCGTTTCATAAGGCAAAGATGATTGATAAAGCCAAATAAGCGCAGATGCAAAAGTGACTAATAGCATTTCAAACCAAGCAAAAAGTTGGCGATCACTGCCTAACAAAAGTCGGATAAAAATAGCATTAGCGCGGCGGCGCTTATTAATAGCCATAGTAGAATTATTCCCAGTTTAAGGCATCAAGTAAATTTTCCAGCGCTTTTAAAGCGATATGGGATAATGATTCACGGCCCCAACCACTTTTAGATACTGAGCCACGCCATAAGGTATTACCTTGGCTAGTGCTTAGTGTTAGTGTAACGCCGATAGCTGGCTCACCGTCTAAGCCGTATTTGTATTGCCACTCTTGTACCGAGCCGGTAATGACATAGCCATTGGCTTGGTTGCTAAGCCATTTATTAGCTTCAGCTAGCCGTTGTTGTGGCTCTAAGCTGGCTTGCAAATCATTAACGTTAAGCTTTGGATAAACCATCACTTTTAGCCCATACTCTGCCAACACTGAGGCAATTAATTGCTCAGCCTGTGCTTGAGCCATAGGCATATTTGACTGGTTTTCAAGCGGCATAATATATACCGTTTTTGTACTATCAAGCTTAGGGCTAGGTGCATTAAACTGCGTGGCACAAGCACTCACTGCTAGCACTAATAGGGCGAACCAAAATATTCTCACATTTGTCTCCTTAGATTAAAAATCAATAAAATAGCCTAGGTTCCAGCTTAAATTTTTCCGACCATTTTGGTCGGCACTTTGCCAAGCTGTTTTAAAAAATATTTCATCACCGCCCAATAGCGGAATACCAATACTAAAATTATGCACTGTAGTCTAATTTAGCGGTAAGCAAGTTATAGCCAACTGCTGTATCAAGACTAAAACGAGGGGGTTTATCATCCGGACCCGGTACGCCGACATTACCGTGCATAATTTGCTGACCTAGGGTAAGACGTCGATAATTGGGATTAATAAAATCGCTAGCAGTTAAGACGTTCCCTGAATTGAAATAGGCTGACACTGCAGTTAGCGGCTGGCTGGATAAGGAATTTTTATGATAGTCAAATTGACTATATAGCTGCCAGTAAGGATGAAAACTTAATTGCTCACTAATACGCAATGAAGCTTGTAATTGCTGGCCAACTGTATCTGAGAAGTCAGTATTAAATTCAGCTGCAGCTAAGGTTAAACTGACCTGCTCAAACCGGTTGGCTTGCCAAGCACCGCGCCATTGCAGCCTATTTTCATTAGCTAATAAATACAGGTTCTCACTCTGTTCACTGGGCATTTTAAGGCGAATTTCTAGCTGCTGCGAAATGCGCGGCGAACTTTGCCAGCTGGCCGATAGCTGTTGGCCAATAATAGTTTGTTCAAACCTATTACTAACAGACAGTGATAGTTCTAGCGCAGTAAACGACAGCCCATTAATGAAATGGGAGTTAATTGTTTTCCAGTTTAATTGCAGTAAATCTCTATTATAATCATCAATGATAGTGCTAGCGGGTGAGCCGTGTTCAAACTGATAATCGAGACTAAATAAACCATCATAAATAGGTTGGTAATAACGTAGTTGTTCAGTATTTACTTTCCAACTGTCGCGATTAGTGTGCTCATAGCGTACGCCATGGCTGTTTAAATTATGATTATTGGCTAAAAAGCGTTGTAAAGGCGCTATTTGCTGTTTTTCAGTCGTCGCATTGAGTGCTTGTTCAGCCCATTGCCAAGCTGCAAAATTCTCACCTATCTTGCTCAGTGCTGTTGCCCGTTCAAATGCAGTTAAGTTGTTAGTTGCCGTGGCAATAGCTTTAATTGTCGCATAGTCTTCATGGGCGAGGGCTATGGCTAGCTGAATACTGTCATTAAAGTTAGCCTTATCCAGTACGGTATGTGCTTGCCAATAGGCAAGCTTTTGTAGGCTTTTATCGCTAACATCGGTAAATAACTCGGTGATTAAATTACTCGTATCAAGCCCAGTTGTTGCTTGGAGTAAAGCTTGATTTTGCTTAGCCAGTGCATAAGCCGGTGAAACAAATAAGCTAAGCAAGGCGCGATAACTTAATTCGCCTTGCGGTAATTGTCTTAGTTGTTCAGACAATTGACTCAATACTTGCCAACGTAAGCTCTGGGCTTGGCTGGCATTGCCTTGTTGTTCTAGCAATATCGCCCAGGCTAATTTGTCGGCGGCAGAAGCATACTCAGAATTATCTAAGCGCTGATACCAAACATTAGCTTGTGCAGTTAACCCCAGTAATTGCGCAGCATAAGCAAAGGGTTGATAAAAAGTACTATCTTGTTGTAATTTTGGCACTAATTGCCAGTACAAATCGGCCAACCAGCTAGTATCGTTGGTGCTAATGGCTAACCATAAACTATTTTCAACAATTTCTTGGTTATTAGGGTGCTGAGTTTTTAATGCCAGTAATAACTGCTTAGCTTGGCTATAATTAGCTTGAAATAAGGCAATACGTAAACGAAGCAATTGCACCTGTAAGCGCTTATCTTGGCCATAATCTTGCTTGATAACCGTTTGAATACGATTAATGACCTCGGTTTGTTTAGTGTTGATAGCATAATTTAAAATGTGGTTTAGCATAATTAACGAACCACTATCTTGATAATATTGCCAAAGCACTTGGAAATCACTTGGCTTAGCAATGTTATAACTACTCAATAGTAAATAGGGGTCTAACGAGGGGTCTCTGCGAGCGACTCGTAATTGCTGAATTAGACGTTGCGTTTTGCTATCGGCAACATACATCGCTAATGATTGTAAGTTACCTAGTTGGTTTAAACTTAAGGACATTAATTCGGTGTGTTGGTTAAGTAATGCTAAGGCTTTTTCTGGCTGTCCTAACGAGATATAAGCCTGGGCAAAATGATCGGCTTGGTCATAATTTAAGCTTGTTTTAGGCTGAACACGTTGCCAAAGTTGAATAGTTTTAGTGGGGGCACCAATGAAGTTATAAAAACGCGCTAAAGCAAACCAATAATAACTTTGCTTAGGAAAACGATGATGCAAGGCTTCTAAGCGGCCAATAGTCAGTTCTGCACCATAAGCTTTATCGTTAAAATCTAGCCATTTATTTTGTAATTCTGTAGCGAGTTGATTTTGCATAGCCAGTGCATAGTAAAAATCACTTAAAGCCAGAAGATCACTTTGTGCTAAAGCTTCGGCAATACCTTGGCGTAAGATGGTGGCATCAGCGCCTTTTTGCAGCATGCGCTTGGTTAATTCAAGCGCTTTAGCCGGATCGCCAAGCCATAACTGATAATCATGTAACTGCTGTACATATTCAATGTTTGGCATCTGCTCTACAACTTTGGCTAACCAAGTTGCGGCTTGTTGTGTATTACCATTTGCTGCATGTATCTGACTGGCTTGTAACCAGTCTTTATAATCGTCACTGAGATGGGCTTTATTATCGGCATAGCGTACGCTTTTCTGCGGTAGGTTGGCACTGAGCATAAAGTTAACCAAAGCTTGTAAACAGGATTGTTGGCACTCTACCTTTGCAATATTTTGCTCAATAAAATCACTGCCCGCTAACCATGCTTGTTCTGCAATAAATAAGGTTAATAATGACATAAGCTTATCAGTGCTAGGCTGCTGCTGAAAATCAGCGCTACTATGTTGCAATGCTTCTGCTGTTAAATTGGCTTGCAAGGCTAATTCAGCGAGCTGTTTATTATCAGTAATGAGTTGCTTACTTAAAATGTCATAAGCAAGTTTCGGCTGGCCAATTTGCAAAGCATAACTAGCAAACTCTTCAGCGTTCGCACTGGGTTGTAAGCTCACTTCATTTTGTAAAAAGGAGCTTAACCCTTGTTTTGCAGACTCATTACCGTTGTAATTTAATTGCAATAAACTGTTGGCATAAAGTAATTTAGCGCGAGTGGCAAACTCAGAGTCTATATAGCGTTGTAACGGTTTAATTTCAGTGACGGCCTGTTGATGGTTACCTAATTTCGCATATTGTTTGGCTAAAGCTAAATCCAGCTTAAGAGAGGGATCAGCTTCATCTTTTAACACCTTTAAAAAGGCAATGGCAATATTCGGATCTTGAGCGTTGTCCATCATCCGAATTAGCAATGTTTTATTGGGCTGCAATACCCAGAGCAACGTTAGCGTAACGGCTGCTAGTGTAAACAAGGTTCGGCGATTAACTAAAACAATGCGCGGCTTAGGTTTTTGCTTTTTAGCTGCTGCATTAGTTTGGTTATTAGTTTGGATAGTAGAGTGCTGATTTATATCCTTCACTGATTATCCACCGTAACTTTAGTAGTGGAACAAGTGACGCTAAGGTCAAAATAACCCTGATCATGGCTAGTTATAGTCATGTTGTTTGGCTGAGTAACAATATTAAGCTGTTTGCTGTTTTCAGAAACTAGATTGCAGTTTTGAGTATTTACTAAGGTGATTACTAATGGTTGATGGCTGTGGATGGAAAAGTTAAGACCATCAGCCTTAACTTGCCAATGTTTAATAATGCCATTAGCAGACTGTAAAAATACTTGGTCATTAAATTCAGGCTCATTTTCTGCTGCAGATGCTGCAGATAAAATACTTCGAGCTTGGGTTAAAGTGACATAACGACCGTCTGGGCCCGAATTTACCCCGGCAATACCTGTACTATCGGCAGATAATTTATAATGATTAGCAATGCGTAAACTAGTAATACCGGTACTACTAATATACCAACTATTGTCATGGATAGAGCGGGCGATACCCGTTTCATATAAGGCACTGGCGCGCTGAGCATATTCACTGAGATATAAAGCGGTTAAAGGTTGTTCGGCAACCCATTGATAAATATCTTTAAGTGCCGCCAGCGAGCTGGGATAAACACCCGAGTACATATGATAGTAAATACTAACTGACTTTAATCGTCTGGGTTCACCTAATAACTGAAAAGTCTCGGTGACTCGCGAAAACCCCTGGAAATTTTCAGTCCAAAGCGCCGTATATAAATTTTCATTCATCACCGGCGCATAGACTTGAATACCTTGCCGATACCAATTTAAATGTGGGTATACCTGCGAAATAGAAAAGTTGTCATTTAAAACAAAGGTATTGCCGCCATTAACATTTAACAGGCCTAACTGTTGGGTTTTAGCAATAACGTCAGGGGTGGGATCGGCCATACCTGACCATAAAAACACTTTTACCGGTTTATCACTAGGGGCAAGCTGTTGATTAATATAGTTAACACTACCATAAATTTCGCGATCTAAATCTTGTTCATAATTAGGTACTGGTAAAGCATCGCCGTACAATTTTTCGGTGCTACTGACCCTATCATCCCAAAAAAACGGGTGGCTAAAAGTATGCGAAGCGACTTCGACATTATCTAAACGAAAAATATCACGCGAAATCTGTTCCAGCTTAGCGGCAATTTCAGGATATAGACCATGTTTAGCCACTTCAGCTTCAACCACGGATACGGTATGCGGTAAACTAGACTGGCTTAAAATATGGGTATAAATAGACTGACCAGCAAAAGGTTTGCCGGGTAACCACGAAACAGAGGGAAAACCATCGCCATCTATATGCGCGGTGACAATGCGTTGGCCAGACTCTGTGGTGATATCAGGAGCGGGAATGCTCTCAAGCCGTAATAACGGCATTAAATATTGAAACGGGTCCAGCGGCCAACGACTCCTTTCGCCAATTAATTCTTGCACATTGAGTGGCTGCAACATGACGCCACCCCAAGCTGTGCGAGCAATCGCTATACCCTGTTGTTGCTGCTCGTCGAGCAGGTTTAACTGCACCTGATGATTAGGATCAGTAATACCGTAACGTACATATTCATTAGGTAACGCCTTGGGTAACGGATATTTAATTTGGGTGTCTTTAATGCTTAACTTACCGTTAAACGTACCAAGGTTGTTAAAACCTAGCAAGGATAATATGCCAGCATCATCGGGTAACTCACCAATAAAGACGGTTGGCAGTTGGGCAATAGCAGCTTTAATAAATTGTTGTACAGAAATATTGTTATAACTTGCTTGGGGCAGCCAATATAAAACAGCAGCAAATTGGTTAATATTAATATTGATTAATTGGGGATTATGGATATCTTCGCATTGCGGCACATAGCCATAATACTCAATTAATGTCGATAAATAACGATGGCAATTAGATTGCTTTTTAAGCTCTGTACTACCGTCATAAAAGCCAAGCACTCGCCTAGGAACGGGATAATGGTTAGAGACACCAAACTGGCTGAGTAAGCCATCACTGATATAAGGTGTGTAGCCGCGGGCTTGCAATGTTTTTGCCGCCGCTATGCGCGGTTGTATATCGGGTGGTAAATAATCAATAACAATGGCTTCAACGCCGTACTGCTTAACCTTATCTAATTGGTTTGCAAGCCATAATGTATCTTCGGCAGATTGAATAAAGTAATCATTATTAGCCACATCATAACCATAAACTAATGACTCAGCTACAACAGCAGTAGGTAGGGTCTGCAGCTGATTAAGTAACGTAAAGCCGCGGTTTAATATTAATTTGCCACTGGTTAATTGTAATTGATTAAGTAATGAGACTAACGCTTGTTGCTGGGCAGGGTGATGCTTTGTAGCTAATGCCAATTCATAGCTATCTAAGGTGTCTAAAAATACCCCAGCATAACCTTGCTGTTTTAGCTGCAAAGCTTTTTGGAGTAAATGATCGCGCCAAGCTGGATTGTTGGCATCCATTATTTTTGCTTGCCATTGGTTATTAGTGCCAATAATGGCTAGGGGATACTGTTGCGCTGTTTTAGCGTCAGTTTCGCCAACACTTAAATAAGCAAAAACCTCTGTTTTGGCAAGTTTAAGCTGTTTTAATTGCATAGCAGAGATATTAGTCGGTTCGACAACAACGCGTTGATAGCTTATTAACTCGCGTACCGAGTCAATATCAGCATAATAAAAGGCGATGGAATTGTTGCCAGTAAGGGTGTCTGTGTTGATAGCTGTTTTAGTGTCAGCCTGAAGAAAAGTAGAAAAAGTAACCGTCGTTAATATTAAACAAAATAGCAGTCTTTTATACAACAAAAATGAATTCAAAATATGCGTTACCTGACAACTTAACTAGGTTAATGGGTGTTTCAAGTGTTATATATTGCTAATAATAACTGATACGTAACAAGGTTAGAATTAGTTTAATTTTTTTTATTTATTTTTAATATTAACAGTTTAAGTGCTTATAAGATATACAGCTACAGGGAATTATTTAAGCAAAATGTGTGCAGTGATATATTATAAACGCCAGTTGTGGCTTACTGTGAGGCGATAAAACAGGTGTGATTAACTTGTGTTTAGCCACCAACAGCAAGTCTGAAATTTATGATAGGTATATATTAAGTGCTACTAATAATTGATAACTACGATTCTTTTACTTATAACTTAATGCAGTATTTTGCGGCTTTAGGTCAACAAGTGCTGGTAAAGCGCAATGATGACATCACTATTAGCGCTATTAACCAATTAGCTCCAGATTACCTCGTTATTTCACCCGGTCCTAAATCGCCAGATGATGCCGGTATCTCCATGCAAGCTATTGAATATTTTAGCGATAAACTACCTATTCTAGGTGTTTGCCTTGGTCACCAAGCGATAGCGCAAGTCTTTGGTGGTAAAGTCATTCGGGCTAAGCGGGTCATGCATGGCAAAAACTCCTTAGTTACCCACGATAACCGCTCGGTATTTTCCGGTTTAGCTAATCCTTTAGATGTCACGCGTTATCATTCTTTAGTGGTAGATACTGGAACTTTACCTAAAGAGCTGCAAGTAACAGCTTGGACAACGGGCGCCGACCAAGCGCTAGATGAAATAATGGGTCTAATGCATACCTCTTTACCTATCCACAGTGTGCAATTTCACCCTGAAGCTATTTTAAGTCAGCAAGGTCAGCAATTACTGGCTAATTTTCTGCAAACCAAGTCAATCGCTGTGTAATCAGCTTGACTCAGTATTAATACACTTGCAGTATTGCGGCTTAATTTTGAACGCCACTTTTATCGCCATTAAGGAAGCCGTTGATCAAATGCCATCTTCAACACCCAGTTATGATGCTTTTTTTGCACGATTTTTAGATCAATTAGTGGGTGTCGATCCTGCGGTGGTCCGGATACATTATGAGCCGGGAAAAAACGATGTTTCAGCAGAACGTACTTTACTCCAAGTAGAAGCAGATGCTCGTTTAGCTCGACAGAAAAATTTGAAAATACAAGCGCAACTTACTGACTTCGCCCAAGCGCATTTACATGATGAAGTGTCTGATGAGTTATTACGAAAACTGCATAATATTGAACATGTTGAATCAACATTATTCAATTTGCAACCGGCTTTCTATGCTATTTTAGACTTACTAAGTAGCAAAGCCGTTACTATTAACAAGCTGGACAGTTATATAAGTAAAGTAGATTGGCTGACAGAAGACTTATTACGCTTAGTTAATCAGCCACAATATCGCAATAGAACAGCCTCAGCGGGTTTAATCAAAGATATTAAGGTTGCCTTGCGCTTATTTGGCATTGAAACCCTACAGCAAGTCATACCTGTTTATGCCTTTAAGCGCATGTTGCCACATTCCACTGAACCTTTTTCTGGATTAAAAACCCGTATTTGGCAACATGCTTTAGCCGTGGCTATTGCTGCGCGTACCTTGGCCGATTTAGAGAACAGTCATGGGTTTAGTGCGTTTTGTGTCGGCTTATTTCAGAGTCTTGGTTATATAGTGGTGACACGTTGTTATTTACGTACTTATCAACAGCAAAAACAAAAACAAATATTGAATGCTCAAGCAATGCGCGATAGCGGTATAATTGAAACTTTGGATAAATTAATGCCGGATGCCAGTTTTTTAAGTGAAAGTATGGCGGAGTTTGCTGCCGAATTAAATGCGGATGTTACTTCTCGTTGGCAACTTGACGTGCA
The sequence above is drawn from the Rheinheimera salexigens genome and encodes:
- a CDS encoding HDOD domain-containing protein; amino-acid sequence: MNATFIAIKEAVDQMPSSTPSYDAFFARFLDQLVGVDPAVVRIHYEPGKNDVSAERTLLQVEADARLARQKNLKIQAQLTDFAQAHLHDEVSDELLRKLHNIEHVESTLFNLQPAFYAILDLLSSKAVTINKLDSYISKVDWLTEDLLRLVNQPQYRNRTASAGLIKDIKVALRLFGIETLQQVIPVYAFKRMLPHSTEPFSGLKTRIWQHALAVAIAARTLADLENSHGFSAFCVGLFQSLGYIVVTRCYLRTYQQQKQKQILNAQAMRDSGIIETLDKLMPDASFLSESMAEFAAELNADVTSRWQLDVQPLYQTLDQMSEGLGFNDNSPLTKIALQAQTYVQWQSLKRAKLINNEESLRWLAAAQLTNEKMALLAQTNLSRLNIEI